Below is a genomic region from Chiloscyllium plagiosum isolate BGI_BamShark_2017 chromosome 47, ASM401019v2, whole genome shotgun sequence.
ATTGGGgtttgagtgtcagtgtgtgttattgCAGAGTGATATCCCCCCATTGGGGATtgggtgtcagtgtgtgttattacagAGTGATATCCCCCTCATTGGggactgagtgtcagtgtgtgttattacagAGTGATATCCCCCCCATTGGggactgagtgtcagtgtgtgttctTACAGAGTGATATCCCCCTCATTGGGGACTGAGTGTCATTGTGTGTTATTACAGAGTGATATCCCCCTCATTGGggttgagtgtcagtgtgtgttattacagGGTGACACTGCCCCCACTGgggattgagtgtcagtgtgtgttattacagAGTGAGATCCCCCCCATTGGGGATTGAGTGTTAGTGTGTGTTATTACAGAGTGATAACCCCCCATTGGGGgggattgagtgtcagtgtgtgttattacagGGTGATATCCCCCCCATTGGGAATTGAGTGTCAGTCTGTGTTATTACAGAGTGATATCCCCCCCATTGGgaattgagtgtcagtgtgtgttattacagAATGATATCCCCCCCATTGgggattgagtgtcagtgtgtgttattacagAGTGATATCCCCCCCATTGGGgattgagagtcagtgtgtgttattacagagtgatatcccccccattggggattgagtgtcagtgtgtgttattacagagtgatatccccccccattggggattgagtgtcagtgtgtgttattacagAGTGATATCACCCCCATTGGGGATTGAGTGTCAGTGTCTGTTATTACAGAGTGATCTCCCCCCATTGGGGATTGAGTGTCAGTCTGCGTTATTACAAAGTGATATCACTCCCCCCCTGACGAGTTTTTAATATTGATATGTTTAATTAAACTGTGATAAACCCTTTGGCGTTGAGTATTCACATATATTattcctgtctgtgtgctgtgCAACTTGGGAATgctgtgatgagtaactcactgCTGACTtctctcagtaacagcagtgtgtaccagctacaagatgcactgcagaaactcaccgaagatcctcaggcagcatcttccaaacccccgGCCAATTCCGTCTAGAAGGTCAAGGGGCAGCAGAGcaaggggaacaccaccccctgcaagttcccctctgagtccctcgccatcctgacttgaaaatgtatggccgttccttcagtgtagCTTGCTcagaatcctggagctccctccaatggcattgtgggtcttccGACAACCTggggattgcagtggttcaagaaggcagctcacccccaccatctcacggagggcaactagggacgggcaataaatactggccagccagagacaccaaCTTTCCAAATCTGTGttaaaatttacattttattGGTTACTGCAGGTTTCTCACTGACATGCCACAGCTGTAACAGTCTGAGAGGCAACTGTGCGTTAAACACGACCATAGACTGTAACAGGACAGTCCATTCCACTTGCCGGTCAATTAGTGTCAACACGGTAATTGGTAAGTATTGTGTAATCTTGAAAGTTTTCTTCTTGAGGTTGATTCAGCAGCAGCAAGCCTATTAATGGAGAAAAATATCTCAACCTGCTTTATATGCTGTAGTTTCATTCACTATCCTCACTAATAATGGATGAAAAGTGCTAAatccaagtttgttgatgacacaaaactttgtGGGAAGGTAAACGATGAGGCCAGCACAAAAACTCTGCTGCGACAGGTTgaaacatgattttataaacttctgtaaggtcactccctcagtctccgatgttccagggTGATGCAGAGAGTTGTACTGATTGGCTCTGAGTGGCTTTGTGGCTGTAACGTGATGCGATTTCCTTTGTTAGGTCCCTCAGACAGCAATTACCTGATAAGTGGCTGTGGGGGTTGTTTTGGTCTCGTCACCTTCAACAGCGGACTGGTCTCTCATTATGTGCACACGACCTGCTGCAGTTCCAACCTCTGCAATGACGATGTTGAACCAGGTAAGATACTGATACGACACAAGATATCAGAAAGAGGGCTAGGGTGGAGAGGCACCACAATGCGTCCCTTTCACCTTTAGCCATTGGGATGAATGCAGAAGGCAGATCCTCAAACGTACTGAAGGAACTGACATTTACACTTATAATCAGGTCATAAACTCAAGGACATTCCACACCTCACACTGTGAAATTGTGGAAGTGTTGTACAACAACAGACAGCTAGTCTTAGTCCCTTCCCAAGAATAGTGATACAGTCATGACCTTCTCGAGTTTTGTTCTGATGTGATGTCAAGGAACAAAACCTGGGTCGTGGTATCTGGACGTACCTGATAGAGTGGGCAGGACCATCATCTTTCACATCAATCCGCTTCCTCTGTGTTGGTTCACTCCCTCCCACCAGTCCCCACCAACCTTGTCCAGAACCCCGCCTGGTTATTTTACCACTTCTGAAGCTGCCTGGTTCAGtcgtgtccttcagggaaggaaatctgctgtccttacctggcctggcctctAGACAATGGGATCGACTCTTAACCAACCACTGGTCAATTCAAAATGTgtgataaatgctgactcagGCAGTGACAGCTACCTCTGAAGAAAGAGTTCAAACAAAAATTGAGCATGTTACTTTTGCTTCTTTAACCAATAATGTTAAGTCTGAACCATTTGGTTCCTGACCCTTCCACTAATTGGtccagtttctccctatccacacTCTCCTGACCCTGTATTATTCTGAACACCTCAACATATAAATATGATAAATCAGGAGCAGAGgctggtcattcagcccattgaaactgCCCGCCATTCAGTCAGAGCACAATCCTTCTTGTCTTTGCATTAAAATTCCTCCTTTCCAACTACCCCTGAAAAACCCCCAATTCCCTCTGCCTaatctacttctgtcttaaaaatactcaaaattTCTGAGGCAAAAGGTTCCAATTTGTTGCACAATTCCCAATCATGTCATagtatcacagaatcatagaaatgtacagcacagaaacagaccatttggtccaattcatccattccgaccagatatcttaaacctaatctagtcccatttgccagcacttggcccatatccctctaaacccttcctattcatatacccatccagatgccttttaaatgttgttattgtaccagcctccaccacatcctctggcagctcattccatacacgtaccaccctctgtgtgaaaaagttgtcccttaggtcccttttatatctttcccctctcacccttaacctatgcccttctagttctggactcccccaccccagggaaaagactgtctatttatcctaactcTTGACCTTCTCTTCCCAAGGGAGAACCATCCCAACTTTCCCAATGCATTCCACATGAGTATTAGTGGGCGTGGTTCTGAGATCTTACCAACGCTTTGAAAGGTTCTGAGAAGCAGATTGGGAGTGGCTCATGCTGctctctgtttgtgtttcagacatAGAGAACAGCACGCTGAATGGGTTGGAATGCTACTCATGTTATGCTGTTACGGAGATCGGGTGTAATAGCACCAGGGCCAAAGTGAAATGCAGAGGACAACAGGATCGCTGCATCCACACGTCAGGTCACAGCAGAGGACGTAAGTATTTATTTAGCATTTCACTTGTCGGCAGAAACAACGTAACGTGGTGAATTTTACGGTATAGAAAGAGGATAGCAGAgcacttcctcagaacagagaTGCAGGCTGGTTTGGCTAGTGGGCAAAAAATCCAGCATGTGTTGTAAAATCAGGAGTTGTTTACATAGGACAGgggaaaataaagaataaataagGGTCACTTAAATAGAGAATGGCTAAGGATTTCCTAATTGCAAAGGGTTCCATGTGTTTGACTGCACATTTCCCCAAGGATTAGTGACCAGGTAAGGCATGTAATCAGGAAGGGTCATGGGATGCTATCTTTATTTATGAGAGGAATTGACCCAAATAGTGTGAAGGTTATGTTTCCTTTATGTGGGGtgatactgtgaatagttttggtctccttacttaaggagggATGGAACTGGATTGGAGCTGGTTCAGAGGAGGGGAACTGGATTGATACTTGGAGTGAGGGACTTTTCTAGGAAAGggtggggtgacacggtggctcagtggttagcaccactgcctcatgatgccagggacccggtttcgattccagccttgggcgactgtccatgtggagtttctctgggtgctcaggtttcctcccactgtccaaagatgtgcaggttcgggtggattggccatgggaaattgtcccatcgtgcccagggatgtgcaggttagggtggattggccatgggaaattgtcccatagagtcGAGGGATGTGCACgttggggtgaattggccatgctaaatagttcCATAATGaccaggaatgtgcagattagggaggattggccatgctaagtagccccatagtgccaagggatgtgtcGGCTCGGTGCATTAATCAGCGATAAATGTttagtaatagggtaggggaatagttctgggtgggttgatttttggagggtcggtgtggacttgttgggctgaatgctCCCATTtgacagtgtagggattctaggagACTGGGCTAGTTTCCCCTGGAGgttcgggctgaatggcctcctcctgttcctgcgcagTGTTTTGGCGATGAAGAAGGTGATGGGAGGGGCTTCGAAGtgagactctctctctctatctgaacGCATCAGACTGATGGCCCACCCTTTGTTCCAAACAGTGGACCCCAGGACGTTCGTGATGAAAGGCTGTGCTTCCGACTTCCTCTGTCGAAATCCCGGGGCTCTCGGACTATTCTCCTATGAGGCGACAGCGGCTTTCTACTGCTGCAAGGATGGCCTGTGCAACTTGGAGTCGCGGAACTTCACCCAGACCACCACTCCGGGCCCCAGCACCACGTCCACCGCAAGCCCAACCCAACTGAGCAGCCCCCTCGTCATGGCTGTCCTCCTGGTCTTCCTCAGACAGGTGCTCTGAAGCACAGTGTCTCAGTCTTCACCCTCTCGTCGATTGGCTGCAGGAGCCCCTGGGTGGAACGAGGGGCATCTTCAGAGGAAGAGTCATTCCCAACATGCTCTGTGTGGTCAAACCTTCTCATCTACAGATTTACAaacccccctcaatctcctgctggGAGACCTTCCTCAGCTCATTCCCTCCCATCCCTGGTTGTACAGTAGCTATTCTCGTATGGTATTTGCTCAGTGGTGGTTGTATTCCTGTAATGTTTGATCCCAGCAtgagcaagaggccattcagccaattataTCTGTGACAGGTGTCTTCTAGATCAATACCACCTTAATCCTACTGCCCcattctctcctcatagctctattgatccccaaactaatcccacagcCCGACTCTCTCCCCATAGACCTGTATCAACCCCCAAACTAATTCCACTGccccactctccccatagccctttatcaatccccaaactaattcCACTGcctcgctttctccccatagccctgtatcaaccCCCAAACTACTTACCCATGTCCCTGTATCAGTCCCCAAACTAATCTCACAGCCCCGCACTTACCCATGTCCCTGTATCAGTCCCCAAACTAATCTCACAGCCCCGCACTTACCCATGTCCCTGTATCAGTCCCCAAACTAATCTCACAGCCCCGCACTTACCCATGTCCCTGTATcagtccccaaactaatcccactgccccactctctccccatagctctgtATCAACCCCCAAACTAAtctcactgccccactctctccccattgcCCTGTATCAGTCCCCAAACTAATCTCACTGCCCCGCTCTCTCCCGaaagccctgtatcaatccccaaactaatcacACTGCCCCGCTCTCTCCCGaaagccctgtatcaatccccaaactaatcccactgcctcgCACTTACCCATGTCCCTGTATcagtccccaaactaatcccactgccccgcacATACCCATGTCCCTGTATCAGTCCCCAAACTAATCTCACAGCCCCGCACTTACCCATGTCCCTGTATcagtccccaaactaatcccactgccccgcacTTACCCATGTCCCTGTATCAGTCCCCAAACTAATCCTATTGTCTCAGTCTCTGACTCCCCATGATCTTGGATCAACCACAAATCCATGTTAATGCCACACTACATTTTAGAACACAGGGCTGGAGGAAGTCACATTTCACAAATCAATCTCTCTGATGTACCCAACAGCAAATGAGGAACTGCGATTGCTGGAACATTAGCTTTACTGTTTAATTAAGCCAACTTTCTGGGTAATTCTTTCCCATAGCTgataagaatgtggaattgagCAGAATTATTCGCAACTCTGCATCTCTGCAATCAGGCACTCTTTCTCTATCTCCTCTGTCTCACTGATCCAATTCACCATGTTTAAGTATTGGTCACACATCTGGGCAAGTGATATCGAAAATCTATGTTTCAACATGTAATTAGGGGGAAGTGTTTCTTCGCTTTTTTTACTGAATGAGGTGTTGGTGGGGCACATAATGACCTTGGCCAGGCTGATATGACTCTTGAACGTGATTGGGGAGCACCGTGAGTGTGTAACGGATGGGTGTATTCTCATGGGTGGCCTTTCCCATCTTCGTGATATCCCCCAGCTCCAGAGCCAAGTAATTGTCCTGACCTGCTGTTCCTAAAAACTCCATCTCTGGAAGCAATCCACAACTTATCAAAAGGGAACAGCGGCTTCAGACAGTTTGATCGTAGCTGAGGTGCCCCTTCAATGAAGAATAGGAGCAGGTTGGTTCTGATTCCTGGAGTCAAAGGGGTAACATAAGGGCAGCTGAATTCAGGGGATACCTGTGGGATTAAAGTttgcgagcgagagagagagataacagtTTGATCGCACTGTGACATCCCGCTGAGTGCTCTGTAAAGAGTCACACTCTAAAGGAGAATAGGCTTCGGTGGTGGAAATGGAAATGTTTACAAATGCCTGATGATCTGTAATAAATTATGACAATAAATTTGTAAGATCTTAAACAAATGAGTCTTTCTGCTGATCTTGTGTGACGGCTCCTAACCTGTTTCCCAGTAACAAGTAAATACTTCCACCAGAGCAGACCTGGGGACCATCAAAAAAAGGTTGTGATAAACCCATCCGACTGGGAGTTCTTGGGGGTGTCTGCAGAGAGTAGGGAGCACGTGGACCTCATGATAACAGGGCGGANNNNNNNNNNNNNNNNNNNNNNNNNNNNNNNNNNNNNNNNNNNNNNNNNNNNNNNNNNNNNNNNNNNNNNNNNNNNNNNNNNNNNNNNNNNNNNNNNNNNNNNNNNNNNNNNNNNNNNNNNNNNNNNNNNNNNNNNNNNNNNNNNNNNNNNNNNNNNNNNNNNNNNNNNNNNNNNNNNNNNNNNNNNNNNNNNNNNNNNNNNNNNNNNNNNNNNNNNNNNNNNNNNNNNNNNNNNNNNNNNNNNNNNNNNNNNNNNNNNNNNNNNNNNNNNNNNNNNNNNNNNNNNNNNNNNNNNNNNNNNNNNNNNNNNNNNNNNNNNNNNNNNNNNNNNNNNNNNNNNNNNNNNNNNNNNNNNNNNNNNNNNNNNNNNNNNNNNNNNNNNNNNNNNNNNNNNNNNNNNNNNNNNNNNNNNNNNNNNNNNNNNNNNNNNNNNNNNNNNNNNNNNNNNNNNNNNNNNNNNNNNNNNNNNNNNNNNNNNNNNNNNNNNNNNNNNNNNNNNNAATGTGGCTCTCTCTCTTCCGTAGGAGCGAGGATACCTCCTGGCTTGGGTAAATATCTTTGCTCAACTTCATCAATCCTGCTCTAACCTTTCACGTGGGGGGCGATACCCGAGTGCTGTTCtcactggattattagtccagagaCCCGGGCTGTTTTCTGATGACTGGAGAAAGACGACTTGTGGGATATGAGGTGACCAAGGGGAGGGTGGTGACCTGGCAGCATTATCATCAGCTGTTAATCCCCTAGAGCTTAGTAATGTTCtggagggacctgggttcgaatccccctcacggcagatgatgaaatttgaattaaataaaaaatactctggaattaagaatctaaagatgaccatgaatccattgttgattgttggaaaaacccacctgagtcaccaatatcctttagggaaggaaactgccatctttatctggtctggtctacatgtgactcctgaccctcagtaatgttgttgactcttaccTATTATCAGCAGTGCcccgcccggaggcccactgaagatattatcgagtagggtgacgaaacgtctgggaaagaaccttccagctcagcgagcaaacctacatcttaacggccctctgggcaattagggttgggcaataaaatGTTGGCCTAGTGAGAGACAGCTTCATCCAATGAatcaactaaaaaaaaagaagatagatgaaggcagagtggttggCATTGTCATCATGGGTTTctgcaaggcctttgataaggtaccatatGGTAGACTGGTGTTAAGGTTAGATTACACAGgtttcagggagagcttgccaattggatccaacattggcttgatggtagaagacagagggtggtgggagagggctgcttttcagactggaggcctctgagcAGTGGCGTGCCGCAAGggccagtgctgggtccactattggTTCGTCACTTatctcaatgacttggatgagaatataggaggcacggtaagtaaatttgtggatgtcaTCAAATTTGGTGGCATGCTGGACAGTGAGGAATGTTATCCaagagtccaatatgactttgaTCAATTGGGCTAATTGGCCGAGgcttggcagatggagattaatgtgGATACATATGAGGTGTCACATTTTGCTgagacaaatcaggacaggacttagcTATTTAATGTTCGGCCCTGGAGAGTTTTgccaaacagagagacccaggagTGCAGGTAAATTGTTCCTTGAAATTTGCACAAGGGACAGACTgaatcagaattagaattagaattagaattagaattcgatttcattgtcacatgtcttcaagtcttttccccaagataagggagtccagaactagaggggacaggtttaatgtgagaggggaatgatttaaaaggaacctgaggggctacattttcatgcagagggtggtatgtatatggaatgaggtgccagaataagtggtggaggctggcacagctACAggttttgaaaggcatctggataggtacttgaataggaagggtttagagggatatgggccaagtgctggcaaatggggctagttcaggttcggaaacctggtcagcatggatgagttgggtctgattgcatgctgtatgactctatgacagtaacACAGGCTGCAATTCCCACTCATAACGTGAGCTGATCCCCTAACACTCCATGATGGTCTGCACCTCCCAGATGGCACCTACTTGAACTCTGTGAGAGTCAGTTTNNNNNNNNNNNNNNNNNNNNNNNNNNNNNNNNNNNNNNNNNNNNNNNNNNNNNNNNNNNNNNNNNNNNNNNNNNNNNNNNNNNNNNNNNNNNNNNNNNNNNNNNNNNNNNNNNNNNNNNNNNNNNNNNNNNNNNNNNNNNNNNNNNNNNNNNNNNNNNNNNNNNNNNNNNNNNNNNNNNNNNNNNNNNNNNNNNNNNNNNNNNNNNNNNNNNNNNNNNNNNNNNNNNNNNNNNNNNNNNNNNNNNNNNNNNNNNNNNNNNNNNNNNNNNNNNNNNNNNNNNNNNNNNNNNNNNNNNNNNNNNNNNNNNNNNNNNNNNNNNNNNNNNNNNNNNNNNNNNNNNNNNNNNNNNNNNNNNNNNNNNNNNNNNNNNNNNNNNNNNNNNNNNNNNNNNNNNNNNNNNNNNNNNNNNNNNNNNNNNNNNNNNNNNNNNNNNNNNNNNNNNNNNNNNNNNNNNNNNNNNNNNNNNNNNNNNNNNNNNNNNNNNNNNNNNNNNNNNNNNNNNNNNNNNNNNNNNNNNNNNNNNNNNNNNNNNNNNNNNNNNNNNNNNNNNNNNNNNNNNNNNNNNNNNNNNNNNNNNNNNNNNNNNNNNNNNNNNNNNNNNNNNNNNNNNNNNNNNNNNNNNNNNNNNNNNNNNNNNNNNNNNNNNNNNNNNNNNNNNNNNNNNNNNNNNNNNNNNNNNNNNNNNNNNNNNNNNNNNNNNNNNNNNNNNNNNNNNNNNNNNNNNNNNNNNNNNNNNNNNNNNNNNNNNNNNNNNNNNNNNNNNNNNNNNNNNNNNNNNNNNNNNNNNNNNNNNNNNNNNNNNNNNNNNNNNNNNNNNNNNNNNNNNNNNNNNNNNNNNNNNNNNNNNNNNNNNNNNNNNNNNNNNNNNNNNNNNNNNNNNNNNNNNNNNNNNNNNNNNNNNNNNNNNNNNNNNNNNNNNNNNNNNNNNNNNNNNNNNNNNNNNNNNNNNNNNNNNNNNNNNNNNNNNNNNNNNNNNNNNNNNNNNNNNNNNNNNNNNNNNNNNNNNNNNNNNNNNNNNNNNNNNNNNNNNNNNNNNNNNNNNNNNNNNNNNNNNNNNNNNNNNNNNNNNNNNNNNNNNNNNNNNNNNNNNNNNNNNNNNNNNNNNNNNNNNNNNNNNNNNNNNNNNNNNNNNNNNNNNNNNNNNNNNNNNNNNNNNNNNNNNNNNNNNNNNNNNNNNNNNNNNNNNNNNNNNNNNNNNNNNNNNNNNNNNNNNNNNNNNNNNNNNNNNNNNNNNNNNNNNNNNNNNNNNNNNNNNNNNNNNNNNNNNNNNNNNNNNNNNNNNNNNNNNNNNNNNNNNNNNNNNNNNNNNNNNNNNNNNNNNNNNNNNNNNNNNNNNNNNNNNNNNNNNNNNNNNNNNNNNNNNNNNNNNNNNNNNNNNNNNNNNNNNNNNNNNNNNNNNNNNNNNNNNNNNNNNNNNNNNNNNNNNNNNNNNNNNNNNNNNNNNNNNNNNNNNNNNNNNNNNNNNNNNNNNNNNNNNNNNNNNNNNNNNNNNNNNNNNNNNNNNNNNNNNNNNNNNNNNNNNNNNNNNNNNNNNNNNNNNNNNNNNNNNNNNNNNNNNNNNNNNNNNNNNNNNNNNNNNNNNNNNNNNNNNNNNNNNNNNNNNNNNNNNNNNNNNNNNNNNNNNNNNNNNNNNNNNNNNNNNNNNNNNNNNNNNNNNNNNNNNNNNNNNNNNNNNNNNNNNNNNNNNNNNNNNNNNNNNNNNNNNNNNNNNNNNNNNNNNNNNNNNNNNccagggatgtgcaggttagggtggattggccatgggaaattgtcccatagtgtccagggatgtgcaggttagggtggattggccatgggaaatggtcccatagtgctcagggatgtgcaggttagggtggattggccatgggaaatggtcccatcgtgtccaggggaTGTTCCGTTTACGTGTGTTTGCGCTGGGGAAATGCGAGGTTATGGGGTTGGGGCGTTtctggatgggatactgttcaaagtgtcagtgtggacatgatggggtgaatggcctgtttccactctgtagggattctatgatcgatATTGACACTGATCTATCTCTTCCACAGGGGATGAATTACCTCCCGGCTTGAGTAAGTTTGGATTTATTCAGTCTCGCTGAAATTAGCTCCCTAAGTTGAGCATTGTAAAGCAGCCCGAATCTGTAAACACAACTTCCCTTCTCTACATTATTCAAATACTCACCTCCACTCAATCATATGTCAGCAAATTGCTTACTGCGTTGATTTTGCCTTTTTGATATTAATTATTTTCTTCCGACAAATGTCATAAAAATCTCTGCACCCCACTGAAGTAGCTTATGCTGTCGATCAAGAAAAACTTTtaatgttgagatatttgtatctcaCGCATTTCGAATttaagaactgggagcaggaacCCTACCCCTTACAGAttcccctctgagcccctcaccatcctgacttggaaaatatcaccgttccttcagtgccgatgggtcagaatcctagaactccctcctgAAGGGTGTTTGTGGGTCTGTCTACAGCtcacggactgcagcagttcaagaaggcagctcaccccaactTCTCAAGGTGTAATTGGGGATGAACAACAAATTCTGGGCCCAGTCCGTGACACCCACATCATGTCGATGAATTTTACAAGAATTGATCACACTTACAGTCAGATGAATACATGGTGCAGAGGTGAACGTGTCGGGATCTGCACTGACTGTTCTGAAATATTCAAATCCTATAGATCTTGTGTCACAAACATTAACATAAATTATTCTCTTTCACAGCAGGTGGAAAAACTGGGGGCAAAGGTAAATATTTTAACTCAGGTGTTTAATTCTGTTGAATTTTGATGTACATGCCTCATCATAAAGACTAATGATGGTCCCTTGAAGTTCAATTCTTTCCAATATCTCACGGTTCAATCATATTGGTTTATACATTTATAACATCTTCATATGGAGCATGTAATATTCTCTGgttaagcacagcaggtcaggcagcatccgtggagcaggagaatagatgttttaggcataaacctgatgaagagcttatgcccaaaatgttgactctcctgctcctgggattctgcctgacctgctgtgcttttccagcaccacgctctcaactctgagcCAGGTTCCTATCCACAGAGCAGGACGAGCAGCTGAACATTGGGAACGACACCATCAGTTCTGGCTCTCTCTCCCCTTATACGGGTCATttcctcttggaatgagaggcAGGGAGTGATTGAAAGAGATGGCTGAGGGTAGTACAGTTGGAAAAGGT
It encodes:
- the LOC122544268 gene encoding urokinase plasminogen activator surface receptor-like, with translation MKMLLAAVILTVLITQGFSLTCHSCNSLRGNCALNTTIDCNRTVHSTCRSISVNTVIGPSDSNYLISGCGGCFGLVTFNSGLVSHYVHTTCCSSNLCNDDVEPDIENSTLNGLECYSCYAVTEIGCNSTRAKVKCRGQQDRCIHTSGHSRGLDPRTFVMKGCASDFLCRNPGALGLFSYEATAAFYCCKDGLCNLESRNFTQTTTPGPSTTSTASPTQLSSPLVMAVLLVFLRQVL